Proteins from a genomic interval of Medicago truncatula cultivar Jemalong A17 chromosome 3, MtrunA17r5.0-ANR, whole genome shotgun sequence:
- the LOC25488802 gene encoding formin-like protein 20 isoform X2, with the protein MALFRRFFYRKPPDRLLEISERVYVFDCCFSTDVLEEDDYKVYMGGIVTQLQDYFPDASFMVFNFREGDRRTQISDILSLCDMTVMEYPRQYEGCPLLPLEMIHHFLRSSESWLSLEGQQNVLLMHCERGGWPVLAFMLAGLLLYRKQYSGELKTLEMVYKQAPRELLHLLSPLNPQPSQLRYLQYISRRHLGSEWPPSETPLYLDCLILQVLPLFDGGKGCRPVVRVYGPDPSNPANRSSQLLFSTSKTQKHVRHYLQAECMLVKIDIPCRVQGDVVLECIHLSEDLVREEMMFRVMFHTAFVRSNSLVLGRDEIDILWDTKDQFSKNFKSEVLFLDADAVIPNLPAVKVSRDENETESGSPDEFYEVEDFFINVNDGPDSPVVRDDAVDSGNHKDVWKEYSDPPASQDSSTPDDGIHQQIGRTDSGINEVKDITVDDVKYKLEERVDSDTHAVKDIAVDDGNNKSTSTAVTFDMMETLDTQEVTLDANDELAVMQNNYDDDNNATLKELEPEDGQQKHDLARSISAEEKQLPLNSNPVGDVVAEKEKTEQQEPQGFHAKQAKENETTRGIPSTKGSYNESMHVLYPPTRHSTSPTALSNDTSPRGKMTNAKGRLGSSFHVNEAVDSMETTNDLKSCNRDNSESSESIGEIDSKAQLSSLMPITESCHQSTTPASQFSTDQVLQPHPPPPPPPPPRRISPSSSLDGKVSTIPQPPPQPPPPPPHALPIFYKKNVEMDLQAATPPTPPPPPPPPFSGQNRGGSFPLSSPWMPIFSSIAVVAKNSGTLPPSTPIVGSEIASEVSKLVGAVSLSYPSPPPPPPPPLPPKYAVKSIPPPPPPPLPPKYAVKSIPPPPPPPPPLSYMDRAPLVPPSTPTSLHTPPPLPHPVVYTDSTSPPSSSFTRAPPPPPPLPLSLCIVPSPPPPISISPPPPPRPPPSPPPLPPSSGEPRPPSPHPMSKAQPPPPPPPPPLPLSTGAPPPPPPPSLSKAPPSPPPAFYETPLPPPLTASSQAPPPPPTPPPPPPPSVSSTPPHPPPPPPPPPPPYLSSSIGAAQPPSPLPPPSSFYETPSPPPLPASSRAPPPSPPPSMSTAPPHPSPPPPPPPPPPSFYKTLSPPPLPASSQAPPPPTPAPPPSISTAPPHPLPPRPPPPPPPYLPSSIGAAQPPPPPPPPPPPFYASPPSPQPYLPSSHGAPPRPPPPPPSMSKAAPAPPPPPSYLPASSGAAQPPPPPPPFYASSPSPPPYLPTSHGAPPPPPPSMSKAAPAPPPPPPSYLPASIGAPPPPPPPPSMSKAPPPPPPPFYGAPPPPPPSYLPASSGALLPPPPPPPPSMPPPPPPFHGAPPPPPLYLPASTDAPPPPPPPPSMSKAPPPPPPPFYGAPPPPPPSYLPASSGAPLPPPPPPPPPSMPPPPPPFHGAPPPPPLYLPASTGAPPPPPPPPSMSKAPPPPPPPFYGAPPPPLATHGARAPPPPPPPGSQGPPPPPLQGFGGPPPPPPPGGRGPPPPPPPGGQGPPPPPPPGGRGLAPPPPPGARAPGAPAPPRAPGGAPPPPGADPRGRGRGLARPTGPVTRRSSLKPLHWSKVTRALKGSLWEELQRHGESQSGQEFDVSELEKLFAANVPKPAASGGKSGGQSKSAGSKNEKITLVDLRRAYNTEIMLTKVKMPLPDMMAAVLALDDSVLDSDQVENLIKFCPTKEEMDLLKAYTGDKENLGKCEQFFMELMKVPRVESKLRVFCFKIQFLSQITEFNKNLKLVNSACEEVRNSLKLKEIMKKILYLGNTLNQGTARGSAVGFKLDSLSKLTETRASNSKMTLMHYLCKVLAEKSPALLDFHRDLVSVENASKIQLKSLAEEMQAITKGLEKVNQELAACEKDGPVSEVFRKTLQDFVDGAKSQVEFVSQLFEEVGKSADALANYFGEDPKRVPFELVTATMLNFIRLFLKAHEENIKQAEMEKKKAEKEAEMEKKAEKEAGMEKGKGSKLRRKSEKDNKEES; encoded by the exons ATGGCGCTGTTCCGAAGATTCTTTTACCGGAAGCCACCGGATCGTCTTCTTGAGATCTCTGAGAGAGTTTATG TTTTTGATTGCTGCTTCTCTACGGATGTCTTGGAAGAAGACGACTACAAAGTGTATATGGGGGGCATTGTAACTCAGCTACAAGATTACTTTCCAGATGCTTCATTCATGGTATTCAATTTCAGAGAAGGGGATAGGCGCACCCAAATTTCAGACATTTTATCTCTGTGTGACATGACAGTTATGGAGTACCCTCGGCAATACGAGGGCTGTCCACTTCTGCCTTTAGAGATGATTCATCACTTCCTTCGATCAAGTGAAAGTTGGCTGTCTTTGGAGGGGCAACAAAATGTGCTTTTGATGCACTGTGAAAGAGGGGGTTGGCCCGTGCTGGCGTTTATGCTAGCCGGTCTTTTATTGTACCGAAAACAATACAGTGGCGAGCTGAAGACTCTTGAAATGGTCTACAAGCAAGCGCCAAGAGAACTTCTCCATCTTTTATCTCCTTTGAACCCACAACCTTCTCAGTTAAGATATCTTCAGTATATTTCCAGGAGACATTTGGGTTCTGAGTGGCCTCCATCAGAAACTCCCTTATATTTGGATTGTttaattcttcaagttcttccaTTATTTGATGGTGGAAAAGGTTGCAGGCCTGTTGTACGTGTTTATGGTCCGGACCCTTCAAATCCTGCCAATAGAAGTTCTCAGCTTCTTTTCTCAACTTCAAAAACCCAAAAGCACGTTCGCCACTACCTGCAG GCAGAATGTATGCTCGTGAAAATTGATATTCCTTGTCGTGTTCAAGGGGATGTCGTTCTTGAGTGCATACATTTAAGCGAAGATTTGGTTCGTGAGGAGATGATGTTTAGAGTCATGTTTCATACTGCATTTGTACGGTCAAATAGTTTGGTGCTGGGCCGTGATGAAATAGATATTTTGTGGGATACAAAGGATCAGTTCTCCAAGAATTTTAAATCTGAG GTGCTTTTCTTGGATGCTGATGCTGTTATACCTAATCTACCCGCAGTCAAGGTGAGTAGAGATGAAAATGAGACAGAAAGCGGTTCACCTGATGAATTCTATGAAGTGGAAGATTTCTTCATCAATGTCAATGATGGACCGGATTCTCCAGTTGTTCGTGATGATGCAGTAGATAGTGGAAACCATAAAGATGTCTGGAAAGAATATTCAGATCCTCCTGCTTCTCAGGATTCTTCTACGCCAGATGATGGGATTCACCAACAGATTGGCAGGACAGATTCTGGTATTAATGAGGTGAAAGATATTACCGTTGATGATGTGAAATACAAGCTCGAAGAGCGTGTAGATTCAGATACTCATGCAGTGAAAGATATTGCTGTGGATGATGGAAACAATAAGTCAACTTCCACTGCAGTCACTTTTGATATGATGGAAACTCTGGATACACAGGAAGTCACTTTGGATGCAAATGATGAGTTGGCAGTTATGCAAAACAATTATGACGACGACAACAACGCAACACTAAAAGAATTAGAACCTGAGGATGGACAGCAGAAACACGATCTTGCCAGATCAATATCTGCTGAAGAAAAACAACTTCCTTTAAACTCAAATCCAGTGGGAGATGTAGTTGCAGAAAAGGAGAAGACTGAGCAGCAAGAACCACAGGGATTTCATGCAAAGCAAGCAAAGGAAAATGAAACAACTAGGGGGATACCTTCTACCAAAGGTTCTTATAATGAATCAATGCATGTTTTATATCCACCAACAAGGCACAGTACTTCACCTACTGCTCTGTCAAATGATACCTCTCCAAGGGGGAAAATGACTAATGCCAAAGGAAGACTTGGTTCTAGTTTTCATGTCAACGAAGCGGTTGATTCTATGGAAACGACAAATGACCTGAAAAGTTGTAACAGGGACAATTCAGAATCTTCAGAAAGCATCGGGGAAATAGACTCAAAAGCCCAACTATCATCATTAATGCCAATTACAGAGTCATGTCATCAGTCAACTACTCCAGCATCACAGTTTAGCACTGATCAAGTGCTACAACCTCACCCTCCTCCTCCCCCTCCGCCCCCACCTCGACGGATATCTCCATCTTCTTCCCTGGATGGTAAAGTGTCTACGATACCACAACCTCCGCCACAaccacctccaccaccaccacatgCTTTGccaattttttataagaaaaatgtaGAAATGGACTTGCAAGCTGCAACTCCTCCAACccctccaccaccacctccgCCTCCATTTTCTGGGCAAAATAGAGGGGGGTCATTTCCTCTTTCTAGTCCTTGGATGCCCATATTTTCATCAATTGCTGTAGTTGCAAAAAATAGTGGAACTTTACCTCCTTCAACTCCTATAGTAGGAAGTGAAATTGCATCAGAAGTTTCTAAATTAGTTGGTGCAGTGTCCCTTTCCTATCcttctccaccaccaccaccaccaccacctctaCCCCCAAAATATGCAGTTAAATCCAttcctcctccaccaccaccacctctaCCCCCAAAATATGCAGTTAAATCCATTCCTCCTCCACCACCTCCCCCGCCTCCTTTGTCTTATATGGATAGAGCTCCTCTCGTTCCTCcttcaacaccaacatcactTCACACTCCACCACCATTGCCTCATCCTGTTGTATATACAGATTCAACATCTCCACCTTCATCTTCTTTTACTAGagccccaccaccaccacctccactTCCACTGTCTTTATGTATAGTTCCATCACCTCCACCTCCTATTAGTATATCTCCACCGCCTCCACCAAGACCtccaccatcaccaccacctcTTCCTCCATCAAGTGGAGAACCTCGACCACCATCACCTCATCCTATGTCTAAGGCCCAACCCCCACCTCCACCCCCACCCCCACCTCTTCCTCTATCAACTGGAGCACCTCCACCGCCACCTCCTCCTTCATTGTCTAAAGCCCCACCATCCCCACCTCCAGCATTCTACGAAACTCCATTACCACCACCTCTTACTGCATCAAGTCAagctcctcctcctcctccgacaccaccaccaccaccacctccttcAGTGTCTTCGACCCCACCACACCCACCTCCACCCCCACCCCCACCCCCACCACCATATCTTTCGTCATCAATTGGAGCAGCTCAACCACCATCACCACTACCACCTCCTTCATCATTCTACGAAactccatcaccaccaccacttcCAGCATCAAGTCGAGCACCTCCACCATCACCACCTCCTTCAATGTCTACGGCCCCACCACACCcatctccaccaccaccaccaccaccaccacctccatcATTCTACAAAACTCTATCACCACCACCTCTTCCTGCATCAAGTCAAGCTCCTCCTCCTCCGACACCAGCACCACCTCCTTCAATATCTACGGCCCCACCACACCCACTTCCACCAcgaccaccaccaccaccaccaccatatcTTCCGTCATCAATTGGAGCAGctcaaccaccaccaccacctccacctccacctcctCCATTCTATGCATCTCCACCATCACCACAACCATATCTTCCTTCATCACATGGAGCACCTCCAcgaccaccaccacctcctccttcAATGTCTAAGGCCGCACCagccccaccaccaccaccatcatatCTTCCTGCGTCAAGTGGAGCAGCTCAACCA ccacctccacctccaccGTTCTATGCATCTTCACCCTCACCACCACCATATCTTCCTACATCACATGGAGCacctccaccacctcctccttcAATGTCTAAGGCCGCACCagccccaccaccaccaccaccatcatatCTTCCTGCATCAATTGGAgcacctccaccaccaccaccacctccttcAATGTCTAAGGCCCCACCACCCCCACCCCCACCATTCTATGGagctccaccaccaccaccaccatcatatCTTCCTGCATCAAGTGGAGCACTtctaccaccaccaccaccacctcctccttcAATGCCACCCCCACCTCCACCATTCCATGGAGCTCCACCGCCACCTCCACTATATCTTCCTGCATCAACTGACgcacctccaccaccaccaccacctccttcAATGTCTAAGGCCCCACCACCCCCACCCCCACCATTCTATGGagctccaccaccaccaccaccatcatatCTTCCTGCATCAAGTGGAGCACctctaccaccaccaccaccaccacctcctccttcAATGCCACCCCCACCTCCACCATTCCATGGAGCTCCACCGCCACCTCCACTATATCTTCCTGCATCAACTGGCgcacctccaccaccaccacctcctccttcAATGTCTAAGGCACCACCCCCACCACCCCCACCCTTTTATGGagctccaccaccaccacttgCAACGCATGGAGCACGAgcaccacctcctcctccacctCCGGGTAGTCAAGGCCCACCTCCTCCTCCACTTCAAGGTTTTGGAGGCCCACCTCCTCCACCTCCTCCAGGTGGTCGAGGCCCACCTCCTCCGCCACCTCCAGGTGGACAAGGCCCACCTCCTCCACCACCTCCAGGTGGTCGAGGCCTAgctccaccacctcctcctgGAGCTCGGGCACCTGGTGCTCCTGCACCTCCAAGAGCGCCAGGTGGTGCACCTCCACCACCAGGGGCTGATCCAAGAGGTAGAGGGCGTGGGCTTGCACGTCCTACTGGTCCAGTGACACGGCGTTCCTCCTTAAAGCCTCTTCATTGGAGTAAGGTAACAAGGGCATTGAAAGGAAGTTTATGGGAAGAATTACAAAGACATGGAGAATCTCAAAG TGGACAAGAGTTTGACGTTTCAGAGTTAGAGAAGCTTTTTGCTGCAAATGTTCCGAAACCTGCTGCTTCTGGTGGTAAATCTGGAGGGCAGAGCAAATCTGCAGGatccaaaaatgaaaaaatcaccTTG GTTGACCTAAGGAGAGCCTATAATACTGAAATTATGCTTACAAAGGTTAAGATGCCACTTCCTGATATGATG GCGGCAGTACTGGCTTTGGATGACTCGGTATTAGATTCTGATCAGGTGGAAAATCTTATTAAGTTTTGTCCTACCAAAGAGGAAATGGATCTTTTGAAG GCATATACTGGTGACAAGGAGAACTTGGGAAAGTGTGAACAG TTCTTTATGGAGCTGATGAAAGTGCCACGAGTGGAGTCTAAATTGAGAGTATTCTGTTTCAAGATTCAATTTCTGTCTCAG ATTACAgagtttaataaaaatttaaagttaGTGAACTCTGCATGTGAAGAG GTCCGAAATTCACTCAAATTAAAGGAGATTATGAAGAAAATTCTTTATTTGGGTAATACATTAAATCAAGGAACAGCAAGGG GATCTGCTGTTGGATTCAAGTTGGATAGCCTTTCAAAGCTCACTGAGACTCGTGCTTCTAACAGTAAAATGACACTGATGCATTATCTTTGCAAG GTTCTAGCTGAAAAGTCTCCTGCACTGCTTGATTTTCACCGTGACCTAGTTAGCGTAGAAAATGCCTCTAAG